The following proteins are co-located in the Primulina tabacum isolate GXHZ01 chromosome 11, ASM2559414v2, whole genome shotgun sequence genome:
- the LOC142517982 gene encoding fasciclin-like arabinogalactan protein 8 codes for MAAFRHFLLALSLVAITVLTAATNITEILEAYPEYSEFNDLLSQTKVADEINSREPVTVCVLPNGGLSSYTGKYPLSVINRILSLHVLLDYFDGPKLHKISEGSILSTTLYQTTGNADGKLGFVNITVLRGGKVGFGSGIPGSPLNSTFTKSVKQVPYNVSVIEVSQAIAPAEILTAAPPAADVNITALLVKAGCKSFASLILSTGVLKVYDSAVDNGLTIFAPNDEAFKAEDAPDLSTLTNAELVSILQYHALATYSPIGTLKETKDKITTLATNAAGKYALGVMTQGDSVSLDTGVDTSRIASTVLDSTPLCIFTVDSILLPVELFGKPPSPAPVPAPETSPSPSPAADAPAPESTAAPTSVLSPPAPPTSSPSEAPSEGPNVDSQNNTSDNAASVLEAPVLMKTVLTVAFSVLAWVLLS; via the coding sequence ATGGCCGCATTCCGCCATTTCCTCCTCGCCCTCTCCCTCGTCGCTATCACAGTTCTCACCGCTGCCACCAACATTACCGAAATCCTCGAGGCTTACCCTGAATACAGTGAATTCAACGATCTGTTAAGCCAAACAAAAGTGGCCGACGAAATCAACAGCCGCGAACCCGTCACCGTCTGTGTCCTGCCTAACGGCGGACTCTCTTCCTACACCGGAAAATACCCACTCAGTGTCATTAACAGAATCCTGTCCCTGCACGTCTTACTCGACTACTTTGACGGGCCAAAGCTCCACAAAATCTCGGAAGGTTCGATACTCTCAACAACACTGTATCAAACTACCGGAAACGCCGATGGAAAACTTGGATTTGTCAACATTACTGTTTTGAGAGGTGGAAAAGTCGGGTTCGGATCCGGAATTCCTGGGTCCCCTCTGAACTCTACTTTCACTAAGTCAGTCAAACAAGTACCGTACAACGTGTCGGTGATAGAGGTCAGCCAGGCGATTGCTCCGGCCGAGATTCTGACGGCTGCTCCACCCGCAGCCGACGTTAACATCACGGCTTTACTCGTGAAAGCCGGGTGCAAAAGCTTTGCTTCGTTGATTCTTTCTACTGGGGTTTTGAAAGTCTACGATTCAGCCGTGGACAACGGTCTGACCATTTTCGCGCCGAACGATGAGGCGTTCAAGGCGGAGGATGCGCCAGATCTGAGCACACTCACCAATGCTGAGTTGGTCTCGATCTTGCAGTATCACGCCCTTGCGACTTACTCTCCCATCGGAACTTTGAAAGAAACCAAGGATAAAATAACTACTCTCGCAACTAACGCCGCCGGGAAATATGCCCTTGGAGTCATGACACAGGGCGACTCAGTAAGTCTAGACACTGGCGTGGACACTTCGAGAATCGCTTCCACCGTGCTCGACTCAACCCCGCTCTGCATTTTCACCGTCGACAGTATTCTTCTTCCCGTGGAGCTCTTCGGTAAGCCCCCTTCTCCGGCGCCGGTTCCTGCACCCGAGACTTCTCCATCGCCTTCTCCTGCGGCTGACGCTCCAGCTCCAGAATCCACCGCGGCTCCCACCTCAGTATTATCTCCTCCAGCCCCGCCGACTAGTTCACCCAGCGAAGCTCCATCGGAAGGTCCTAACGTCGACTCTCAGAACAACACCTCCGACAACGCCGCCAGCGTTCTAGAAGCTCCGGTGTTGATGAAAACGGTGCTGACAGTTGCATTTTCGGTTCTTGCGTGGGTTTTGTTGTCCTAA
- the LOC142517981 gene encoding kinesin-like protein KIN-UB, producing MATGGGHRNGAHKAPNLRNSSSFKSKLPPSNVRRSSPATLGGGAPSGRVRVAVRLRPKNAEELEADADFADCIELQPELKRLKLRKNNWDSDTFEFDEVFTEFASQKRVYEVVAKPVVESVLDGYNGTVMAYGQTGTGKTYTLGRLGDEDTSARGIMVRSMEDLLANISPETDSISVSYLQIYMETIQDLLNPANDNISIVEDQKSGDVSLPGATVMVIRDQLNFMELLRLGEDHRFAANTKLNTESSRSHALLMVHVKRSISDGDNDFSPENRSNLIGNLRPPMLRKSKLIVVDLAGSERIHKSGSEGHMLEEAKSINLSLSALGKCINALAENSSHVPVRDSKLTRLLKDSFGGTSRTSLIVTVGPSPRHRGETSSTILFGQRAMKVENMLKIKEEFDYKSLSKRLEMEIDKLIAENERQQKVYENETERIRLEAQKRVAEVERNYAEVLEEEKMKCQMHYMESIKMLEEKWAVNQQKQSINGENHTGASNEEVAELKSLLQNANRLLKTAEEEIQNLKNQLLKFSKVELMGNTDASSFQQVLEGEYRKKKKLEEEVRLLRSQSAQMTIEANQPRGSLNRGNSANPLLGLNSLSPLNHLRSRDGSDGERASITNLHEQVGLQKILSLLESDDASVRIHAVKVVANLAAEEANQEKIVEAGGLTSLLMLLRSYEDETVRRIAAGAIANLAMNEANQELIMAQAGISLLAMTATDAEDSQTLRMVAGAIANLCGNDKLQTKLRSEGGIKALLAMVRCGHPDVLSQVARGIANFAKCESRASTQGTRTGRSLLIEDGALPWIVQNANNEVSLIRRHVELALCHLAQHEVNAKDMISGGALWELVRISRDCSREDIRALARRTLASSSTFQSEMRRLRIEV from the exons ATGGCTACAGGCGGAGGTCACAGAAATGGTGCACACAAAGCGCCAAATCTTCGTAACTCGTCTTCTTTCAAATCGAAGCTTCCGCCGTCAAATGTACGCCGCAGCAGCCCTGCGACTCTCGGTGGCGGCGCCCCTTCCG GAAGAGTGCGGGTAGCCGTAAGATTGAGGCCTAAAAATGCTGAGGAATTGGAAGCTGATGCAGATTTTGCTGATTGCATAGAGTTGCAACCTGAG CTTAAAAGATTGAAACTTAGGAAAAACAATTGGGATTCAGATACTTTTGAATTTGATGAGGTTTTCACTGAATTCGCATCACAGAAACGAGTCTACGAAGTTGTTGCTAAACCTGTTGTCGAG AGCGTTTTGGATGGTTACAATGGGACTGTGATGGCTTATGGTCAGACTGGCACCGGTAAAACTTATACACTTGGACGACTGGGTGACGAAGATACCTCAGCTCGTGGTATAATGGTTCGATCTATGGAGGATTTATTGGCAAATATCTCTCCGGAGACtgattctatctcagtctcataCTTGCAG ATTTATATGGAGACCATTCAGGATCTACTAAATCCAGCAAATGATAATATTTCTATTGTTGAGGACCAAAAAAGTGGGGATGTTTCTTTGCCTGGAGCAACTGTCATGGTGATCAGGGACCAGCTAAATTTTATGGAACTATTACGCTTGGGTGAAGACCATAGGTTTGCTGCCAATACTAAACTGAACACTGAATCTTCTCGTAGTCATGCCCTTCTCATG GTCCATGTGAAGAGATCTATATCGGACGGGGACAATGATTTTTCTCCGGAAAATCGCTCCAATTTGATTGGTAATTTGAGGCCACCAATGCTACGAAAAAGCAAACTAATTGTTGTGGATCTTGCTGGTTCTGAACGTATTCACAAATCAG GAAGCGAGGGACATATGTTGGAAGAAGCGAAATCTATAAATCTTTCACTCAGTGCTTTAGGGAAATGTATAAATGCCCTGGCAGAAAATAGTTCTCATGTCCCAGTTCGGGATTCAAAACTTACGAGGCTGCTTAAAGATTCATTTGGAG GCACATCAAGAACTTCATTAATTGTCACAGTCGGCCCATCTCCACGTCATCGAGGAGAAACTTCAAGCACCATATTATTTGGACAAAGG GCAATGAAGGTGGAAAATATGCTGAAAATCAAGGAAGAATTCGACTACAAGAGTTTGTCCAAAAGACTAGAGATGGAAATTGATAAACTCATTGCTGAAAATGAAAGACAacaaaaagtttatgaaaatgaaaCCGAGAGAATCAGGTTAGAAGCACAGAAACGTGTTGCGGAGGTGGAAAGGAATTATGCGGAAGTTCTAGAG GAGGAGAAAATGAAATGCCAGATGCATTATATGGAGTCAATTAAAATGCTTGAGGAAAAGTGGGCTGTCAATCAACAAAAGCAAAGCATCAATGGAGAG AATCACACAGGTGCTAGTAACGAAGAAGTTGCTGAGCTAAAATCCTTGCTGCAAAATGCAAATCGGCTCCTTAAGACAGCTGAAGAGGAAATtcagaatttaaaaaatcaactACTGAAATTTTCTAAGGTGGAG TTGATGGGAAACACAGATGCTTCGAGTTTTCAGCAAGTACTGGAAGGGGAGTACCGTAAGAAAAAGAAATTGGAAGAAGAAGTGAGACTTTTACGAAGTCAATCGGCACAGATGACCATCGAGGCTAATCAG CCTAGAGGCTCTCTCAACAGAGGAAACTCTGCAAACCCTCTTCTTGGTTTAAATTCTCTTTCTCCACTTAATCATCTGCGTTCTAGAGATGGTAGTGATGGAGAAAGAGCATCAATTACAAACCTTCATGAACAAG TTGGATTGCAAAAGATATTGTCATTGCTTGAGTCGGACGATGCAAGTGTCCGGATTCATGCTGTCAAAGTAGTGGCCAATTTAGCTGCCGAAG AAGCAAACCAAGAAAAGATAGTTGAAGCTGGTGGTCTCACTTCATTGTTGATGCTCCTTAGAAGCTATGAGGATGAAACTGTTCGTAGAATTGCTGCTGGTGCTATTGCTAACCTGGCTATGAATG AGGCTAATCAGGAACTCATAATGGCCCAAGCTGGAATCTCTTTGTTAGCTATGACAGCCACCGATGCTGAAGATTCACAGACCCTGAGAATGGTTGCTGGAGCCATAGCTAATTTATGCGGCAATG ATAAACTACAAACGAAGCTGAGGTCCGAAGGTGGGATAAAGGCTCTATTAGCAATGGTCAGATGTGGGCATCCGGATGTACTCTCTCAAGTTGCCCGTGGTATTGCTAATTTTGCAAAATGTGAATCGAGAGCTTCTACACAGG GAACAAGAACCGGACGTTCTTTACTAATAGAGGATGGAGCATTGCCTTGGATTGTACAGAATGCAAACAATGAAGTGTCACTGATAAGACGCCACGTTGAACTGGCGCTGTGCCACTTGGCACAACACG AGGTTAATGCAAAAGACATGATCAGTGGAGGAGCCCTTTGGGAGCTTGTTCGAATTTCACGCGACTGTTCTCGGGAGGACATTCGGGCTCTGGCTCGTCGAACTTTGGCATCAAGTTCCACGTTCCAATCTGAAATGCGCCGCTTACGAATCGAGGTGTAA